The Tautonia plasticadhaerens nucleotide sequence GGGGTCCGCCTGATCCGGATCGACGAGGGGGACTCCGTCGGCTCGCTCGCCAAGCTGCCCGAGGAGGAGCTCTCCGCCGCCGACGGCGTCGACGACGCCGTCGCGGAGGCCCTCGCCGAGGCCGAGGCCCCGGACTCCCCCGAGGCCGTCGGCGACGCCGATGAGGCCCACCCCCCGGCCGGTGCCCCCCGCCCCGACCACATCCTCAACGACGGCGTCGGCCCCGCCGAGGCCAGCGACCACCTCGACGACCAGGATGCCGACGGCGAGCCGGACGCCGAGTAGGCGGCCGGGCCGGCCGGCGTCGGCCGGCGGGAGTCGAACGGGAACGAGGCAGGGGCCGGGTCGGCTGCGATCGACCCGGCCCCTGCCTCGTCGTCCGCCCCAGGACCCCGGGCCCCGGGACCCTCCCCGTCCGCCTTCGGGCCGGCCGGCACGGGCGGCCGTGCGGTGCCCCCCGCTCAGTACCGCCGCCCCCCCCCGGCATAGCCCCGGGGCCGGGTGGGGGGCGGGGGGTTGGTGGCCTCGGCGAGGGTCTTCGAGCCGTCGACGAGCCAGTCTCCCTCGTGCTTGCTCCAGATCAGGGAGAGGGTCAGGGTGTTCTTCGGCGCGTCCGGGGCGGGCGTGGTGGAGGGGGGAGGGGGCGGCGCGAAGGTGACGATCATGCTGAGGAAGCTCCGGGCCGAGGTGTCGTCGGCCTTGATGAGCGCGGCGCTGATCCGCACGTCCTTGGGGCGGCGCCGGGGCCCCTCGTAGTTGAGCTTCGGCCGCATGGCCTCGTGCCAGGCGGCCAGGTCGTCGGCGGTGCCGGGCGCGGCGAACTCGCGCAGGAGGTCGAGTTCGTTGTCGACGAACAGCCTGCCGACGTGGGCCGACCGCCCTTCGACGTCCGCCGGCACGGTGAAGGAGGCCATCAGGGCCGAGGCACCGTAGCCCAGCATCGCCAGCATCGCCACGCCGAGGACGCCGAGCTTCACGGGCTTCGGGATGTCCTTGATCATCCGGGCGACGTCGAAGTCGAAATCGAGGGCCGGCCGGGCGTTGGCCTTGCGGCCCTTCTTGCGGCCCTTCAGGGCGCCGGGGTCGCCGAGCATGATCGAGCCGGTCTCGTCCATGTAGAACATGGTCCCGCACTTGCGGCACTTCAGCCGGCTGTTGAGCCGGTCGAGCGGGATCTCGCCGTGGCTCCCACAGTTCGGGCAATTCATCGGGATCATGGGACGGTGCCTCGGTCCAGGGCGATCGGTGCCCGTCGTCATCACGGCCAACTTCGGCCGAGGCGGGCGGCGTGGGGTTCCCGGGGTCGAGCCCGTCGGGACCGGTCTCCTCCCGCAGTCCCGAGCAAACACGACTCCTTGATTCTATTCTATCGTATCGGCCCCCCCCGCCCCCGGTGTCTCGGGCCTCGTCGCGTGAGGCGGCCCCGCAACATCGCCCACGGGCCGTCCCCCCGGCCGACCCCCCCCTGCTCGCCTTGCCCGGCCCCGGCCGGCCGATTACCCTGGGCACTCCGCCCCGGCGGGGGATCGGCGCGGATCGCGTCGGGGCGGGATCGGCGGATCGATCGGGGGCGGGAGGGGGGAATCGGCCATGAGGGCGCTGGTCACCGGCATCTCGGGGTTCGTCGGCGGACACCTGGCCGAGCACCTGATCGACTCCGGCGACCAGGTCGTCGGCCTCTCCGCCTCCGGGAGGTGGTCCGTCGCCTCGGCCCACCTGGCCGAGTCGGTCCGGCTGGAGGCGTTCGACCTGGTCACCGACTCGGTCGAGTCGCTCTCCCGGCTGATCGCCCGCAAGCAGCCGGAGGCGATCTACCACCTCGCCGCCCAGGCCAACCCCAGCGCCAGCCTCGACGACCCGAGAGGGACCTGGGGCCTGAACCTCGGCGGCACGATGACCCTGCTCGACGCAGTCCGGGCCGCCGGACTCGACCCCCTGCCCCGGGTCGTCCTGGTCGGCTCGGGCGTCTCCTACGGCAACCCCGCCCCCGAGGACTTGCCCGTCTCCGAGCGCTGCCCCCTGCGGCCGAACAACCCGTATGCCGCCAGCAAGGCCGCCGCCGACCTGCTGGGCATCCAGCACGCGCTCTCCTACGGCACCCCGGTGGTCGTCGCCCGCCCGTTCAACCACGCCGGGCCGAGGCAGGAGGACCGCTACGTCCTCGGCAGCTTCGCCCGGCAGGTGGCCGAGGTCGAGCGCGGCACCCGCCCCCGGATCGAGGTCGGCAACCTGGAGGTGGTCCGCGACTTCACCGACGTCCGGGACATCGTCCGGGCCTACCGCCTGCTCGCCGAGCACGGCCAGGCGGGCGAGGTCTACAACATCGGCACCGGCCGGGACGAGTCGCTGGCCTCGATGCTGGAGACGCTCCGCCGCCTGGCCCGGGCCCCGGTCGAGGTCGTCGTCGACCCCGCCCGGGTCCGACCCGTCGACCAGCCGCTGCTGCTGGCCGACGCCTCCAAGCTCCGCTCCCGGACCGGCTGGGAGCCCCGCCTGAGCACCGAGCAGACGCTCGCCGACATGCTCGACCACTGGCGATCGGCCCTCGGCGACCCATCCTGACCCGGCCCCTCGCCCCTCCCCCCGCCGGCCCGGCCGATCGCCGGCCGGGCCCGGCGGCGCACGCCCCCCGACTCGCCCCGTGACGCACCCGAGCCGCCGCGACCCGTTCGCGGCGGCTCGTCGTCGTTTCCGGGGGTGCGATGATGCATGCGGGAGACATTCGGGCCGGTGGGGTGATGCCGGAAGGCGGCGCACATGTTGACGCGAGGAACGGTGGTCACGGCGGGGGGGCGGGCTCGAACTGGGACTCGTGGGAAACGCTCGCGACGCCGACATCGCCGCGAGCCCGCCGTCGTCCCGGCCCCATGAATCGACGTCCCCGCATATCCATCGATGAGCTTGCTGCCATGAACCGATTCCACTCACTCCTGACCAGGACCGCGCTGCTCCTGGCCCCCCTCTGCCCGATCCTCTCCTCCCCCGCGTCCGCCACCACGGTGAGCCTGTCCGTCGAGGCGCCGGGCGTCCAGCAGTCCTCCTTCTCGAACATCGTCACCGAGGACTTCGACTCGCTGTCGACCGGCTCGACGACCCTCATCAACTCCGCCGTGGGGACCTACAGCGCCGCGGCCCCCGGCGGCATGATCGTCTCCGCCGACGCCTACGGCGGCGCCTACCAGACCCAGTACCTGGCCGTGGGCAACCAGAGCCTGCCGACGACCTCGATCACGCTCGACCTGGCCGGCCCCGCGACGTACTTCGGCTTCTACTTCGGCGCGATCGACGCGTTGAACACCGTCGACATCTTCGACGGGGCCGAGCTGGTGGCCTCGATCACCAGGGCCACGATCCTGCCGCTGCTCGGCGGGGACCCGGACTACTTCGGCAACCCGAACACCGGGGAGAACACGGGCGAGCCCTACGTCTACGTGAACGTCGTCGCCACCAGCGGGACCTTCGACCGCGTCCTCTTCTCCAACCCCTCGGGCACCGGCCTGGAGTCGGACAACCACAGCGTCCAGGTCGTCCCCGAGCCGAGCAGCCTGGCGATCGCCGGCATCGGCCTGCTGGGCGTCGGCGGCGCCACCCTCCGCCGCCGTCGCCGCCGCAAGGCGGGCTGACCGCCCCCCAATCGCCGATCGGGCCGGCCCGGCCCGCCTCCCAGCATCGGGGGCGGGCCGGTTGTGCGCGCGGGCCCCGGGATCCGGCCCCCGGTGGGCGATCCCCGCCTTGATGGAACGGAGGGGGCGGGTCAACATGGTCGGGTCGCCTCGACCCGAGAGCGCGGGCGGGGGGGGCCCGGGCCCCCCCCGCCGGCCTCGCAGCCCCTCCCCGACCGAGCCCCGATGATCAACCCGCTCCGCCGCCAGCCCTTCCGGTCCCGGCGCTCCGTCGGCCTGGTCGGCCTGTTCTACAGCGGCAAGACGGTGCTGCTGAC carries:
- a CDS encoding PEP-CTERM sorting domain-containing protein; amino-acid sequence: MNRFHSLLTRTALLLAPLCPILSSPASATTVSLSVEAPGVQQSSFSNIVTEDFDSLSTGSTTLINSAVGTYSAAAPGGMIVSADAYGGAYQTQYLAVGNQSLPTTSITLDLAGPATYFGFYFGAIDALNTVDIFDGAELVASITRATILPLLGGDPDYFGNPNTGENTGEPYVYVNVVATSGTFDRVLFSNPSGTGLESDNHSVQVVPEPSSLAIAGIGLLGVGGATLRRRRRRKAG
- a CDS encoding GDP-mannose 4,6-dehydratase, whose protein sequence is MRALVTGISGFVGGHLAEHLIDSGDQVVGLSASGRWSVASAHLAESVRLEAFDLVTDSVESLSRLIARKQPEAIYHLAAQANPSASLDDPRGTWGLNLGGTMTLLDAVRAAGLDPLPRVVLVGSGVSYGNPAPEDLPVSERCPLRPNNPYAASKAAADLLGIQHALSYGTPVVVARPFNHAGPRQEDRYVLGSFARQVAEVERGTRPRIEVGNLEVVRDFTDVRDIVRAYRLLAEHGQAGEVYNIGTGRDESLASMLETLRRLARAPVEVVVDPARVRPVDQPLLLADASKLRSRTGWEPRLSTEQTLADMLDHWRSALGDPS